In Populus nigra chromosome 10, ddPopNigr1.1, whole genome shotgun sequence, the following proteins share a genomic window:
- the LOC133705750 gene encoding ankyrin repeat-containing protein At2g01680-like, protein MTMMEPSKSSLRFIAYQRFFTAVRSGDLDSLKQIVGEQPSDVSDLMSLQTNAGETALYIAADNNLEEVFSYLVKLCDFETVKIRSKSDLDAFHLAAKKGHLGIVKDLLVMWPELCKLCDSSNTSPLYSAAVKDHLDVVNAILDVDVSSMRIVRKNEKTALHTAARYGLLDMVKVLIHRDPGIVCIKDKKGQTALHMAVKGQSTSVVEEILLADCSILNERDKKGNTAVHVATRKSRPQIISLLLNYISIDVNIINNQHETAMDLADKLPYGESALEIKEALTEAGAKHARHVGQMDEAMELKRTVSDIKHEVHSQLIQNEKTNRRVSGIAKELRKIHREAVQNTTNSVTVVAVLFASIAFLAIFNLPGQYIPDGAETGKAYIAGNAGFQVFCLLNATSLFISLAVVVVQITLVAWDTQAQKQLVSIVNKLMWAACACTCGAFLSIAFVVVGKKSSWMAITITLTGAPILVGTLASMCYFVFRQHFGAFRDSQRRIKRASGSKSFSWSVYSANISDPDEYNSDLERIYAL, encoded by the exons atgacgATGATGGAGCCATCAAAATCATCTCTACGCTTCATAGCCTACCAAAGATTCTTCACAGCCGTCCGATCAGGCGACCTTGACTCTTTGAAACAGATAGTGGGGGAGCAGCCATCTGATGTGTCTGATCTAATGTCTTTGCAGACTAATGCAGGAGAGACTGCTTTGTATATAGCTGCTGATAATAATTTGGAAGAGGTTTTTAGTTATTTGGTAAAGCTTTGTGATTTTGAAACTGTGAAGATCAGGTCTAAGTCTGACTTGGATGCCTTCCATCTTGCTGCTAAGAAGGGTCACTTGG GCATCGTGAAGGACCTTTTGGTCATGTGGCCTGAGCTTTGCAAGTTATGTGACTCCTCCAATACTAGCCCCCTCTATTCAGCCGCTGTTAAAGATCACCTGGATGTGGTGAATGCCATACTGGATGTTGATGTCAGCTCAATGAGGATAGTGCGTAAAAATGAGAAAACTGCTTTGCACACAGCTGCCAGGTATGGCCTTCTTGATATGGTAAAAGTGCTTATACATCGTGATCCTGGTATTGTCTGCATCAAAGATAAGAAAGGCCAGACTGCACTCCATATGGCTGTAAAGGGTCAGAGTACTTCTGTTGTAGAGGAGATATTACTTGCTGATTGCTCAATACTAAATGAGCGTGACAAGAAAGGTAACACGGCAGTGCATGTAGCGACAAGGAAATCGCGCCCCCAG ATAATAAGCCTTTTGCTGAACTATATATCTATTGATGTTAACATCATCAATAATCAGCATGAAACTGCGATGGATTTGGCTGATAAACTCCCATATGGAGAATCTGCCTTGGAAATCAAGGAAGCTCTCACAGAGGCTGGTGCCAAGCATGCTCGGCATGTTGGTCAAATGGATGAAGCAATGGAACTTAAGAGGACAGTTAGTGATATCAAGCACGAGGTGCATTCACAACTtatacaaaatgaaaaaaccaaCCGAAGAGTTTCTGGTATTGCAAAAGAACTAAGGAAAATCCATAGAGAAGCTGTCCAGAATACAACCAACTCTGTCACTGTTGTTGCTGTTCTTTTTGCCTCGATTGCTTTCTTGGCTATCTTCAACTTACCTGGGCAATATATACCGGATGGAGCTGAAACAGGGAAAGCTTATATAGCTGGCAATGCTGGTTTTCAAGTTTTCTGCCTCTTAAATGCAACATCTCTCTTTATATCGTTAGCGGTTGTTGTGGTTCAGATCACTTTGGTGGCCTGGGACACTCAGGCTCAGAAACAGTTAGTCTCCATAGTTAACAAGCTGATGTGGGCTGCCTGTGCTTGCACTTGTGGAGCATTTCTGTCAATAGCATTTGTGGTTGTAGGAAAGAAAAGTTCTTGGATGGCTATAACCATAACTTTAACAGGGGCACCAATTCTAGTTGGGACACTAGCAAGCATGTGCTACTTTGTTTTCCGGCAGCATTTTGGAGCTTTCCGGGATTCCCAGAGGCGCATCAAAAGGGCAAGTGGAAGCAAATCGTTTTCTTGGTCAGTGTACTCGGCAAATATATCAGATCCTGATGAGTACAACTCGGATCTAGAGAGGATCTATGCTTTATAa
- the LOC133704463 gene encoding ubiquitin-conjugating enzyme E2 11-like: MRKELSDIASDNSSEYFSAGIATGNTYDWEATVHGPPLTPYAGGVFRLGVSFPQEYPFKPPKLTFLTKIYHPNINDKGSICVDILKNNWTAANTMTAVFNSILLLLASPNPDDPLVPGIGKQYINDRLEFEQVASMWTVKYAA, from the coding sequence ATGAGGAAGGAGTTGAGTGACATTGCAAGCGACAATTCATCTGAATATTTCAGTGCAGGTATTGCCACCGGAAACACGTACGATTGGGAGGCCACGGTTCATGGGCCACCGCTCACCCCATATGCTGGCGGTGTGTTTCGGTTGGGTGTCAGTTTTCCGCAAGAATATCCATTTAAGCCACCGAAGCTAACCTTCTTAACCAAGATTTACCACCCAAACATCAACGACAAGGGTAGCATCTGTGTAgacatattgaaaaacaactggACAGCAGCCAACACAATGACTGCTGTATTCAACAGCATATTGCTTCTGCTGGCATCCCCGAACCCAGATGATCCTTTGGTGCCTGGTATTGGTAAGCAGTACATCAATGATAGACTCGAGTTCGAGCAGGTGGCTAGCATGTGGACTGTCAAATATGCAGCTTAA